In the genome of Triticum urartu cultivar G1812 chromosome 5, Tu2.1, whole genome shotgun sequence, one region contains:
- the LOC125507935 gene encoding wall-associated receptor kinase-like 21 isoform X4 yields MRRLVVLLLTVLLPHENSCSAAAASGGGIQCSRRCGSTTVPYPFGFSPGCPIPLSCDASISTPILGRSGTTIHSFNSTTSTIVVSLPPSCTRSVPDAKKALSGANYGVSSHTGLFLRGGCREINASGAECSVPASVMSRLLRTAQCVGNDTSVTCFASSPMNSTAVAAPAPAPAPALKSAYPNQFLRWEKVEAFRCGDALTAALYGDTDTVLSLEFGVAELGWWVNGTCAGSGELCAANATCTDVDTPSGKKGHRCACQAGMNGDGFLAGDGCHYLAKRGFKKNVAFIAAGVVVGVAAAAGVLLLLCWARRRRSVGKGRQGSSRLAAMRLLSEAATSSGVPVYSYNEVARATNSFSDTHRLGTGAYGTVYVGRLPANSTALVAIKRLRCRLDDHDDGGGRAVALLLNEIRLISSLSHPNLVRLLGCCLDRGEQILVYELVPNGTLSHHLHGNGDGDSTLPWRARLGVAAGTAAAIAYLHAARPPIFHRDVKSGNILLGADLRAKLADFGLSRAARGAEDASRSHVSTAPQGTPGYVDPEYHQSFHLSDKSDVYSFGVVLLELITAMKVVDFARPANEVNLACLALDRIGKGRVEEIVDPALLRHGEEWVMESVRHVSELAFQCLAFDKDVRPSMSEVAAELCRIRDAAPDSGMTDLVADVGLNGPDTTTAKKARSPVSVQEVWVSDRSSQSTNGSMPRFP; encoded by the exons ATGCGCCGTCTCGTCGTCCTGCTCCTTACTGTCTTGCTCCCCCATGAAAACAGCTGCTCCGCCGCCGCAGCTTCCGGCGGCGGTATCCAGTGCAGCCGCCGGTGCGGCAGCACCACCGTCCCTTACCCTTTTGGCTTCTCCCCCGGCTGCCCCATCCCGCTGTCCTGCGACGCCAGCATATCCACGCCGATCCTCGGTCGCAGCGGCACGACCATCCACTCCTTCAACTCCACCACCTCGACCATCGTCGTCTCCCTCCCGCCATCGTGCACTCGCAGCGTCCCCGACGCCAAGAAGGCGCTCTCCGGCGCCAACTACGGCGTCTCGTCCCACACCGGTCTGTTCCTCCGCGGCGGCTGCCGCGAGATCAACGCGTCGGGCGCCGAATGCAGCGTGCCCGCGAGCGTCATGTCCAGGCTTCTCCGCACAGCGCAGTGTGTCGGCAACGACACCTCCGTGACGTGCTTTGCCTCTTCTCCGATGAACAGCACGGCGGTGGCGGCGCCCGCGCCCGCGCCGGCACCGGCCTTGAAGTCCGCTTATCCCAACCAGTTCTTGCGCTGGGAGAAAGTGGAGGCCTTTCGGTGCGGCGACGCGCTGACGGCGGCGCTGTATGGGGACACGGACACGGTACTGTCGCTGGAGTTCGGCGTGGCGGAGCTGGGCTGGTGGGTCAATGGGACGTGCGCCGGCAGCGGCGAGCTTTGCGCGGCGAACGCGACTTGCACCGACGTAGACACGCCGAGCGGGAAGAAAGGACACCGGTGCGCATGCCAGGCGGGGATGAACGGCGATGGCTTCTTGGCCGGCGACGGATGCCACTACCTAG CTAAGCGGGGTTTCAAGAAGAACGTGGCTTTCATCGCTGCAG GTGTGGTGGtgggcgtggcggcggcggccggcgtgcTCCTGCTGCTATGCTGGGCACGACGCCGGCGCTCTGTCGGCAAGGGGCGGCAGGGCTCAAGCCGGCTCGCGGCGATGCGGCTGCTGTCGGAGGCGGCGACGTCGAGCGGCGTGCCGGTGTACTCGTACAACGAGGTGGCGCGCGCGACCAACTCCTTCTCCGACACGCACCGCCTCGGCACGGGCGCCTACGGCACGGTCTACGTCGGCCGGCTCCCGGCGAACTCGACGGCGCTCGTGGCCATCAAGCGCCTCCGGTGCCGCCTCGACGAccacgacgacggcggcggcaggGCGGTGGCGCTGCTCCTCAACGAGATCAGGCTCATCTCCTCGCTCAGCCACCCCAACCTGGTCCGCCTCCTCGGCTGCTGCCTCGACCGCGGCGAGCAGATCCTCGTCTACGAGCTCGTGCCCAACGGCACCCTCTCCCACCACCTCCACGGCAACGGCGACGGCGACTCCACGCTGCCGTGGCGCGCGCGGCTCGGCGTCGCGGCGGGCACGGCGGCCGCCATCGCGTACCTGCACGCCGCGCGCCCGCCCATCTTCCACCGCGACGTCAAGTCCGGCAACATCCTCCTCGGCGCTGACCTCCGCGCCAAGCTCGCCGACTTCGGCCTCTCCCGCGCCGCCCGGGGCGCCGAGGACGCGTCGCGCTCGCACGTCTCCACCGCGCCGCAGGGCACGCCGGGGTACGTCGACCCGGAGTACCACCAGAGCTTCCACCTCTCCGACAAGAGCGACGTCTACAGCTTCGGCGTCGTGCTGCTCGAGCTCATCACCGCCATGAAGGTCGTCGACTTCGCCCGGCCGGCCAACGAGGTCAACCTGGCATGCCTCGCGCTCGACCGGATCGGCAAGGGGAGAGTCGAGGAGATCGTCGACCCGGCGCTCCTCCGCCACGGCGAGGAGTGGGTCATGGAGTCGGTCCGGCACGTCAGCGAGCTCGCCTTCCAGTGCCTGGCGTTCGACAAGGACGTCCGGCCGTCCATGAGCGAGGTGGCCGCCGAGCTGTGCCGGATCAGGGACGCCGCCCCAGACTCCGGCATGAcggacctcgtcgccgacgtggGACTCAATGGACCAGACACCACCACGGCAAAGAAAGCCCGGTCGCCGGTGTCGGTGCAGGAGGTTTGGGTCAGCGACCGGAGCTCGCAATCGACCAACGGCTCCATGCCACGCTTTCCATAG
- the LOC125507935 gene encoding wall-associated receptor kinase-like 14 isoform X3: MRRLVVLLLTVLLPHENSCSAAAASGGGIQCSRRCGSTTVPYPFGFSPGCPIPLSCDASISTPILGRSGTTIHSFNSTTSTIVVSLPPSCTRSVPDAKKALSGANYGVSSHTGLFLRGGCREINASGAECSVPASVMSRLLRTAQCVGNDTSVTCFASSPMNSTAVAAPAPAPAPALKSAYPNQFLRWEKVEAFRCGDALTAALYGDTDTVLSLEFGVAELGWWVNGTCAGSGELCAANATCTDVDTPSGKKGHRCACQAGMNGDGFLAGDGCHYLAKRGFKKNVAFIAAAGVVVGVAAAAGVLLLLCWARRRRSVGKGRQGSSRLAAMRLLSEAATSSGVPVYSYNEVARATNSFSDTHRLGTGAYGTVYVGRLPANSTALVAIKRLRCRLDDHDDGGGRAVALLLNEIRLISSLSHPNLVRLLGCCLDRGEQILVYELVPNGTLSHHLHGNGDGDSTLPWRARLGVAAGTAAAIAYLHAARPPIFHRDVKSGNILLGADLRAKLADFGLSRAARGAEDASRSHVSTAPQGTPGYVDPEYHQSFHLSDKSDVYSFGVVLLELITAMKVVDFARPANEVNLACLALDRIGKGRVEEIVDPALLRHGEEWVMESVRHVSELAFQCLAFDKDVRPSMSEVAAELCRIRDAAPDSGMTDLVADVGLNGPDTTTAKKARSPVSVQEVWVSDRSSQSTNGSMPRFP, encoded by the exons ATGCGCCGTCTCGTCGTCCTGCTCCTTACTGTCTTGCTCCCCCATGAAAACAGCTGCTCCGCCGCCGCAGCTTCCGGCGGCGGTATCCAGTGCAGCCGCCGGTGCGGCAGCACCACCGTCCCTTACCCTTTTGGCTTCTCCCCCGGCTGCCCCATCCCGCTGTCCTGCGACGCCAGCATATCCACGCCGATCCTCGGTCGCAGCGGCACGACCATCCACTCCTTCAACTCCACCACCTCGACCATCGTCGTCTCCCTCCCGCCATCGTGCACTCGCAGCGTCCCCGACGCCAAGAAGGCGCTCTCCGGCGCCAACTACGGCGTCTCGTCCCACACCGGTCTGTTCCTCCGCGGCGGCTGCCGCGAGATCAACGCGTCGGGCGCCGAATGCAGCGTGCCCGCGAGCGTCATGTCCAGGCTTCTCCGCACAGCGCAGTGTGTCGGCAACGACACCTCCGTGACGTGCTTTGCCTCTTCTCCGATGAACAGCACGGCGGTGGCGGCGCCCGCGCCCGCGCCGGCACCGGCCTTGAAGTCCGCTTATCCCAACCAGTTCTTGCGCTGGGAGAAAGTGGAGGCCTTTCGGTGCGGCGACGCGCTGACGGCGGCGCTGTATGGGGACACGGACACGGTACTGTCGCTGGAGTTCGGCGTGGCGGAGCTGGGCTGGTGGGTCAATGGGACGTGCGCCGGCAGCGGCGAGCTTTGCGCGGCGAACGCGACTTGCACCGACGTAGACACGCCGAGCGGGAAGAAAGGACACCGGTGCGCATGCCAGGCGGGGATGAACGGCGATGGCTTCTTGGCCGGCGACGGATGCCACTACCTAG CTAAGCGGGGTTTCAAGAAGAACGTGGCTTTCATCGCTGCAG CAGGTGTGGTGGtgggcgtggcggcggcggccggcgtgcTCCTGCTGCTATGCTGGGCACGACGCCGGCGCTCTGTCGGCAAGGGGCGGCAGGGCTCAAGCCGGCTCGCGGCGATGCGGCTGCTGTCGGAGGCGGCGACGTCGAGCGGCGTGCCGGTGTACTCGTACAACGAGGTGGCGCGCGCGACCAACTCCTTCTCCGACACGCACCGCCTCGGCACGGGCGCCTACGGCACGGTCTACGTCGGCCGGCTCCCGGCGAACTCGACGGCGCTCGTGGCCATCAAGCGCCTCCGGTGCCGCCTCGACGAccacgacgacggcggcggcaggGCGGTGGCGCTGCTCCTCAACGAGATCAGGCTCATCTCCTCGCTCAGCCACCCCAACCTGGTCCGCCTCCTCGGCTGCTGCCTCGACCGCGGCGAGCAGATCCTCGTCTACGAGCTCGTGCCCAACGGCACCCTCTCCCACCACCTCCACGGCAACGGCGACGGCGACTCCACGCTGCCGTGGCGCGCGCGGCTCGGCGTCGCGGCGGGCACGGCGGCCGCCATCGCGTACCTGCACGCCGCGCGCCCGCCCATCTTCCACCGCGACGTCAAGTCCGGCAACATCCTCCTCGGCGCTGACCTCCGCGCCAAGCTCGCCGACTTCGGCCTCTCCCGCGCCGCCCGGGGCGCCGAGGACGCGTCGCGCTCGCACGTCTCCACCGCGCCGCAGGGCACGCCGGGGTACGTCGACCCGGAGTACCACCAGAGCTTCCACCTCTCCGACAAGAGCGACGTCTACAGCTTCGGCGTCGTGCTGCTCGAGCTCATCACCGCCATGAAGGTCGTCGACTTCGCCCGGCCGGCCAACGAGGTCAACCTGGCATGCCTCGCGCTCGACCGGATCGGCAAGGGGAGAGTCGAGGAGATCGTCGACCCGGCGCTCCTCCGCCACGGCGAGGAGTGGGTCATGGAGTCGGTCCGGCACGTCAGCGAGCTCGCCTTCCAGTGCCTGGCGTTCGACAAGGACGTCCGGCCGTCCATGAGCGAGGTGGCCGCCGAGCTGTGCCGGATCAGGGACGCCGCCCCAGACTCCGGCATGAcggacctcgtcgccgacgtggGACTCAATGGACCAGACACCACCACGGCAAAGAAAGCCCGGTCGCCGGTGTCGGTGCAGGAGGTTTGGGTCAGCGACCGGAGCTCGCAATCGACCAACGGCTCCATGCCACGCTTTCCATAG
- the LOC125507935 gene encoding wall-associated receptor kinase-like 14 isoform X1, translated as MKKMLLTIFMTVPLDQFVPTSRAHLQPIQASNCTYQNLSLSLNCKLKLVYNLYEMRRLVVLLLAVLLPHETSCSAAAASGGGSQCSRRCGTTTVPYPFGFSPGCPIRLSCDASVSTATLPYIGENGTTYRVISFNSTTSTVVVGLSPSCSRSVPEARRALSGGNYGVSSRTGLFLRGGCSGVNASAGGGCSVPVDVMSRLLRTAQCAGLGNDTSPAAVACVASAPPNSTAAVRGQFLLWEKVEKRKCGDVLTSTVFVVTAEGTATLEFGVAELGWWLNGTCGAGGGERCAANASCTDVRTPSGETGHRCGCVAGMEGDGFLAGDGCYLAKRGFKKNVAFIAAAGVVVGVAAAAGVLLLLCWARRRRSVGKGRQGSSRLAAMRLLSEAATSSGVPVYSYNEVARATNSFSDTHRLGTGAYGTVYVGRLPANSTALVAIKRLRCRLDDHDDGGGRAVALLLNEIRLISSLSHPNLVRLLGCCLDRGEQILVYELVPNGTLSHHLHGNGDGDSTLPWRARLGVAAGTAAAIAYLHAARPPIFHRDVKSGNILLGADLRAKLADFGLSRAARGAEDASRSHVSTAPQGTPGYVDPEYHQSFHLSDKSDVYSFGVVLLELITAMKVVDFARPANEVNLACLALDRIGKGRVEEIVDPALLRHGEEWVMESVRHVSELAFQCLAFDKDVRPSMSEVAAELCRIRDAAPDSGMTDLVADVGLNGPDTTTAKKARSPVSVQEVWVSDRSSQSTNGSMPRFP; from the exons ATGAAGAAAATGTTACTAACAATATTCATGACTGTTCCCCTTGACCAGTTTGTCCCGACTAGTCGAGCTCACCTACAACCCATTCAAGCAAGCAACTGCACCTACCaaaatctctctctctccctaaaTTGCAAGCTCAAGTTGGTCTACAATCTCTACGAGATGCGCCGTCTTGTCGTCCTGCTCCTTGCCGTCTTGCTCCCCCATGAAACCAGCTGCTCCGCCGCCGCAGCTTCCGGCGGCGGTAGCCAGTGCAGCCGCCGGTGCGGCACCACCACCGTCCCTTACCCTTTTGGCTTCTCCCCCGGCTGCCCCATCCGGCTGTCCTGCGACGCCAGCGTATCCACGGCGACCCTCCCATACATAGGAGAGAACGGCACCACGTACCGCGTGATATCCTTCAACTCCACCACCTCCACCGTCGTTGTCGGCCTCTCGCCGTCGTGCAGCCGCAGCGTCCCCGAGGCCCGGAGGGCGCTCTCCGGGGGCAACTACGGCGTGTCGTCTCGCACGGGCCTTTTCCTCCGCGGCGGCTGCAGCGGGGTCAACGCGTCGGCGGGCGGCGGATGCAGCGTGCCCGTGGACGTCATGTCCAGGCTGCTCCGCACGGCGCAGTGCGCCGGCCTCGGCAACGACACCTCGCCCGCCGCGGTGGCGTGCGTCGCTTCCGCCCCGCCAAACTCCACCGCGGCGGTGCGTGGCCAGTTTCTGCTGTGGGAGAAGGTCGAGAAGCGAAAGTGCGGCGACGTGCTGACCTCCACGGTGTTCGTGGTCACGGCGGAGGGGACGGCTACGCTGGAGTTCGGCGTGGCCGAGCTCGGCTGGTGGCTCAACGGGACGTGCGGCGCCGGCGGGGGCGAGCGTTGCGCGGCGAACGCGTCGTGCACCGACGTACGAACGCCTAGCGGGGAGACGGGGCACCGGTGCGGGTGCGTGGCGGGGATGGAGGGCGACGGCTTCTTGGCCGGCGACGGATGCTACCTCG CTAAGCGGGGTTTCAAGAAGAACGTGGCTTTCATCGCTGCAG CAGGTGTGGTGGtgggcgtggcggcggcggccggcgtgcTCCTGCTGCTATGCTGGGCACGACGCCGGCGCTCTGTCGGCAAGGGGCGGCAGGGCTCAAGCCGGCTCGCGGCGATGCGGCTGCTGTCGGAGGCGGCGACGTCGAGCGGCGTGCCGGTGTACTCGTACAACGAGGTGGCGCGCGCGACCAACTCCTTCTCCGACACGCACCGCCTCGGCACGGGCGCCTACGGCACGGTCTACGTCGGCCGGCTCCCGGCGAACTCGACGGCGCTCGTGGCCATCAAGCGCCTCCGGTGCCGCCTCGACGAccacgacgacggcggcggcaggGCGGTGGCGCTGCTCCTCAACGAGATCAGGCTCATCTCCTCGCTCAGCCACCCCAACCTGGTCCGCCTCCTCGGCTGCTGCCTCGACCGCGGCGAGCAGATCCTCGTCTACGAGCTCGTGCCCAACGGCACCCTCTCCCACCACCTCCACGGCAACGGCGACGGCGACTCCACGCTGCCGTGGCGCGCGCGGCTCGGCGTCGCGGCGGGCACGGCGGCCGCCATCGCGTACCTGCACGCCGCGCGCCCGCCCATCTTCCACCGCGACGTCAAGTCCGGCAACATCCTCCTCGGCGCTGACCTCCGCGCCAAGCTCGCCGACTTCGGCCTCTCCCGCGCCGCCCGGGGCGCCGAGGACGCGTCGCGCTCGCACGTCTCCACCGCGCCGCAGGGCACGCCGGGGTACGTCGACCCGGAGTACCACCAGAGCTTCCACCTCTCCGACAAGAGCGACGTCTACAGCTTCGGCGTCGTGCTGCTCGAGCTCATCACCGCCATGAAGGTCGTCGACTTCGCCCGGCCGGCCAACGAGGTCAACCTGGCATGCCTCGCGCTCGACCGGATCGGCAAGGGGAGAGTCGAGGAGATCGTCGACCCGGCGCTCCTCCGCCACGGCGAGGAGTGGGTCATGGAGTCGGTCCGGCACGTCAGCGAGCTCGCCTTCCAGTGCCTGGCGTTCGACAAGGACGTCCGGCCGTCCATGAGCGAGGTGGCCGCCGAGCTGTGCCGGATCAGGGACGCCGCCCCAGACTCCGGCATGAcggacctcgtcgccgacgtggGACTCAATGGACCAGACACCACCACGGCAAAGAAAGCCCGGTCGCCGGTGTCGGTGCAGGAGGTTTGGGTCAGCGACCGGAGCTCGCAATCGACCAACGGCTCCATGCCACGCTTTCCATAG
- the LOC125507935 gene encoding wall-associated receptor kinase-like 14 isoform X2, whose protein sequence is MKKMLLTIFMTVPLDQFVPTSRAHLQPIQASNCTYQNLSLSLNCKLKLVYNLYEMRRLVVLLLAVLLPHETSCSAAAASGGGSQCSRRCGTTTVPYPFGFSPGCPIRLSCDASVSTATLPYIGENGTTYRVISFNSTTSTVVVGLSPSCSRSVPEARRALSGGNYGVSSRTGLFLRGGCSGVNASAGGGCSVPVDVMSRLLRTAQCAGLGNDTSPAAVACVASAPPNSTAAVRGQFLLWEKVEKRKCGDVLTSTVFVVTAEGTATLEFGVAELGWWLNGTCGAGGGERCAANASCTDVRTPSGETGHRCGCVAGMEGDGFLAGDGCYLAKRGFKKNVAFIAAGVVVGVAAAAGVLLLLCWARRRRSVGKGRQGSSRLAAMRLLSEAATSSGVPVYSYNEVARATNSFSDTHRLGTGAYGTVYVGRLPANSTALVAIKRLRCRLDDHDDGGGRAVALLLNEIRLISSLSHPNLVRLLGCCLDRGEQILVYELVPNGTLSHHLHGNGDGDSTLPWRARLGVAAGTAAAIAYLHAARPPIFHRDVKSGNILLGADLRAKLADFGLSRAARGAEDASRSHVSTAPQGTPGYVDPEYHQSFHLSDKSDVYSFGVVLLELITAMKVVDFARPANEVNLACLALDRIGKGRVEEIVDPALLRHGEEWVMESVRHVSELAFQCLAFDKDVRPSMSEVAAELCRIRDAAPDSGMTDLVADVGLNGPDTTTAKKARSPVSVQEVWVSDRSSQSTNGSMPRFP, encoded by the exons ATGAAGAAAATGTTACTAACAATATTCATGACTGTTCCCCTTGACCAGTTTGTCCCGACTAGTCGAGCTCACCTACAACCCATTCAAGCAAGCAACTGCACCTACCaaaatctctctctctccctaaaTTGCAAGCTCAAGTTGGTCTACAATCTCTACGAGATGCGCCGTCTTGTCGTCCTGCTCCTTGCCGTCTTGCTCCCCCATGAAACCAGCTGCTCCGCCGCCGCAGCTTCCGGCGGCGGTAGCCAGTGCAGCCGCCGGTGCGGCACCACCACCGTCCCTTACCCTTTTGGCTTCTCCCCCGGCTGCCCCATCCGGCTGTCCTGCGACGCCAGCGTATCCACGGCGACCCTCCCATACATAGGAGAGAACGGCACCACGTACCGCGTGATATCCTTCAACTCCACCACCTCCACCGTCGTTGTCGGCCTCTCGCCGTCGTGCAGCCGCAGCGTCCCCGAGGCCCGGAGGGCGCTCTCCGGGGGCAACTACGGCGTGTCGTCTCGCACGGGCCTTTTCCTCCGCGGCGGCTGCAGCGGGGTCAACGCGTCGGCGGGCGGCGGATGCAGCGTGCCCGTGGACGTCATGTCCAGGCTGCTCCGCACGGCGCAGTGCGCCGGCCTCGGCAACGACACCTCGCCCGCCGCGGTGGCGTGCGTCGCTTCCGCCCCGCCAAACTCCACCGCGGCGGTGCGTGGCCAGTTTCTGCTGTGGGAGAAGGTCGAGAAGCGAAAGTGCGGCGACGTGCTGACCTCCACGGTGTTCGTGGTCACGGCGGAGGGGACGGCTACGCTGGAGTTCGGCGTGGCCGAGCTCGGCTGGTGGCTCAACGGGACGTGCGGCGCCGGCGGGGGCGAGCGTTGCGCGGCGAACGCGTCGTGCACCGACGTACGAACGCCTAGCGGGGAGACGGGGCACCGGTGCGGGTGCGTGGCGGGGATGGAGGGCGACGGCTTCTTGGCCGGCGACGGATGCTACCTCG CTAAGCGGGGTTTCAAGAAGAACGTGGCTTTCATCGCTGCAG GTGTGGTGGtgggcgtggcggcggcggccggcgtgcTCCTGCTGCTATGCTGGGCACGACGCCGGCGCTCTGTCGGCAAGGGGCGGCAGGGCTCAAGCCGGCTCGCGGCGATGCGGCTGCTGTCGGAGGCGGCGACGTCGAGCGGCGTGCCGGTGTACTCGTACAACGAGGTGGCGCGCGCGACCAACTCCTTCTCCGACACGCACCGCCTCGGCACGGGCGCCTACGGCACGGTCTACGTCGGCCGGCTCCCGGCGAACTCGACGGCGCTCGTGGCCATCAAGCGCCTCCGGTGCCGCCTCGACGAccacgacgacggcggcggcaggGCGGTGGCGCTGCTCCTCAACGAGATCAGGCTCATCTCCTCGCTCAGCCACCCCAACCTGGTCCGCCTCCTCGGCTGCTGCCTCGACCGCGGCGAGCAGATCCTCGTCTACGAGCTCGTGCCCAACGGCACCCTCTCCCACCACCTCCACGGCAACGGCGACGGCGACTCCACGCTGCCGTGGCGCGCGCGGCTCGGCGTCGCGGCGGGCACGGCGGCCGCCATCGCGTACCTGCACGCCGCGCGCCCGCCCATCTTCCACCGCGACGTCAAGTCCGGCAACATCCTCCTCGGCGCTGACCTCCGCGCCAAGCTCGCCGACTTCGGCCTCTCCCGCGCCGCCCGGGGCGCCGAGGACGCGTCGCGCTCGCACGTCTCCACCGCGCCGCAGGGCACGCCGGGGTACGTCGACCCGGAGTACCACCAGAGCTTCCACCTCTCCGACAAGAGCGACGTCTACAGCTTCGGCGTCGTGCTGCTCGAGCTCATCACCGCCATGAAGGTCGTCGACTTCGCCCGGCCGGCCAACGAGGTCAACCTGGCATGCCTCGCGCTCGACCGGATCGGCAAGGGGAGAGTCGAGGAGATCGTCGACCCGGCGCTCCTCCGCCACGGCGAGGAGTGGGTCATGGAGTCGGTCCGGCACGTCAGCGAGCTCGCCTTCCAGTGCCTGGCGTTCGACAAGGACGTCCGGCCGTCCATGAGCGAGGTGGCCGCCGAGCTGTGCCGGATCAGGGACGCCGCCCCAGACTCCGGCATGAcggacctcgtcgccgacgtggGACTCAATGGACCAGACACCACCACGGCAAAGAAAGCCCGGTCGCCGGTGTCGGTGCAGGAGGTTTGGGTCAGCGACCGGAGCTCGCAATCGACCAACGGCTCCATGCCACGCTTTCCATAG
- the LOC125506788 gene encoding octanoyltransferase LIP2p2, chloroplastic-like, which produces MAVSAPFCHGVPPFTAAARGSSARSRGGRLGLVEGCCSGRIVAAATDAAPVTGAARVGRRCELFDLHRQIVPYVDSWGWQKSIVERRKALVGIDTDTDEDHSDTLIALQHPPVYTLGNGNDEKYLNFNIEDSPIEIHRIDRAGQVTYHGPGQLVLYPIINLRYQKKDLVWYQRSLEDVIIRALQSAFSIKASRIEGLTGVWVGEQKVAAIGIMCTRWIVYHGLALNVTTDLTPFQHIVPCGIKGRSVGSIKRIFQMASNGRELNDAELMDTAYESLIKEFAEFFQLSLEPSPDLHL; this is translated from the exons ATGGCGGTCTCCGCCCCGTTCTGCCACGGCGTCCCGCCCTTCACGGCCGCAGCCAGGGGCTCCTCCGCGCGCTCCCGAGGGGGAAGGCTGGGCCTCGTCGAAGGCTGCTGCTCCGGCCGTATCGTCGCCGCGGCGACCGACGCGGCCCCAGTCACCGGTGCCGCTCGCGTTGGCAGGAG GTGTGAGCTCTTTGATCTCCATCGGCAGATAGTTCCTTATGTTGATTCGTGGGGTTGGCAGAAGTCCATTGTTGAGAGGAGGAAAGCGTTGGTAGGCATCGACACCGACACAGATGAAGATCACTCGGACACCTTAATCGCATTGCAACATCCACCAGTTTATACATTGGGCAACGGCAACGATGAGAAGTACCTCAATTTCAATATAGAAGATTCTCCTATTGAGATTCATCGTATTGATCGTGCTGGGCAGGTGACATATCATGGTCCTGGACAG CTTGTTCTGTACCCGATTATCAATTTGCGGTATCAGAAGAAGGATCTTGTCTGGTACCAAAGGTCACTTGAAGATGTGATCATTCGTGCCCTTCAGTCTGCATTCTCTATTAAGGCATCAAGAATAGAAGGCCTCACTGGTGTCTGGGTTG GTGAGCAGAAAGTTGCAGCTATTGGAATTATGTGCACACGATGGATAGTATATCATGGTCTAGCGCTAAATGTCACAACTGACCTAACCCCTTTTCAACACATTGTTCCCTGCGGCATAAAGGGCCGCAGTGTTGGGAGCATCAAGCGGATATTCCAGATGGCTTCCAACGGTAGAGAACTTAACGATGCAGAACTAATGGATACAGCTTATGAATCATTGATTAAAGAGTTTGCTGAGTTTTTCCAACTCTCTCTGGAACCTAGCCCTGATTTGCATCTTTAG